atttattcatgagagagacagaggcagagacacaggcagagggagaagcaggctccatgcaaggagcccgacgtgggacttgatcccgggtccccaggatcaggccctgggctgaaggtggcgctaaaccactgagccaccagggctgccctaaagaagactttgaatattaaattttaaacgAGTTTCCTCTTTACATCATAGTATTCACGCATATCCTtggtgaaagaaaagaatcactttactgattttttttccaagtcgTATCTATTTCTCAATACGCAATTGATTCCTACTGGCAGGGACATTTATGGGCTTCTAGTCCATTCCCTCAGAGGAAGAGCGCTCCATGAGGAGTTACCACTAAGGATAATGGCATACTATAGGGAGCTAATTTTCAACATGCTTAATGGAATGCCATCATTTTTTCTCCATATGAAAACCAACGTACATGTAGGTTTTATAAAAGTAGGGCTGCCACTGTTTTGGAAAGGGAATGGGAGGGTTAGGCACACCTATCATTAGCTTATAACTAccaatttaataaacattttagagaaaaaagaaagcattataactacatttatttacatatctagaataatttaaaaatatttttcattgtgcTTATTTTGACAGAAATTTTGGCTAGAATATTGGGATAATGTCATGACAGAATGATATGGGTTAGGAATCAGACTAttctttgtcctctctctcttacAGTAacaagaaaagtcagaaaaaaatggaggctGGCAGTTTCTAATTTAGTTGAGCGAAGGTTGGGTGGTTGTCTTGGAAGCTGCAGCTACCTAGAGAAGGATGGAATGTTAGGGGAGAGAAGATTTTGTGCGGCTAAGTCATTACTTAATATTGTATCTACAGGGTGCATGCTGCtctatttgaagaagaaaaatttcacaGGAATTAAAACATGGTACAGTTTATCTATACAAGTACGTAAATTTATTCTTACCAGCAGCCTTTTTGTTTTGACCCAGAATATTGTTCCATCTTTTCCACAAGGGGACCGATTCTTCTGGAGCAGTCCTAAGTGTCCCTGTGGGATAGCCTTCTTGGTAAACAGGGCACCTATGGGTGCCGAGTAACATCCCATCGTGTGGGGCCAGCACAGGAGTGCCATTGGGACCATCCATTTGTGCTACAGTTCTGCTCTCAGAAGAACAATACGGTGGAGAAGGCATCACAGGCACAGAGTCAGAACACACACCTGCAGGTGGAAAGCTGCTGTCTGCATTCCACTGATGGAACCTGTGTTCTGTTGGAAGCACATGTTTTGAATGAAAATAGTTATGTGTCATCATGTTCTGAGAGTCTTCAAGTGTTACTGGCCGACTTGGAGACACTTGTGTATTTTTACTGCTCCTACTATCTGACGGAGACTTGGGCGGAGGATGAGGCACAATCAGTCTCCCCTGAGCTTGCAGGTGTGTGCTGGTTCTGCTTGCGGACTGGGGCCGAAGGCCAGTGTCTCTTCTGTCTGCACACACGAAGGCAGACTGCACTTGAGCAGACCTCGCTCTTCTAAGGACTTTGGCACCACCCCTCTGTGGGTTGGCTTTCAGAGCTTTAGAACTACCCCCATGTAAAGGGGGTTGACTCTCTTCTTGTGTTGAGGGTGGCCAGGCTTGTTTAGCCATGTTATAACCCGAAGGCATAACACAGTTCCGAGGTACATGGTCTGTTCCAGGTTCTCCTAAGGCAGCGACACTTTCAGAAGCAGAATAATCCTCCTTGGGCTTCTTCCCATCAGCACAATTTACAGCACAGGCAGGAATTCTAATTATGTGGCTGGCAGCTCCACTTTTAGTCGGACTGTGGAAAGGCTGAGACCACTGTTGGGACAGTTCTATTCTGTTCTTCAGCAAAGTACTATCTgcagcatttttttctgtatctccaGTTTCATCAAACCACCTCAGTTTTTTAATAGTCTTTGGAATTTCtgtacctttttcttttgttaattcaATACTGTCTCTGATAGCTGCTGCTTTGTGATTTCCTAACTTAAGGCTTTGGTTTATGACTAGTGCCTTCAAACAATTATGTTcatatttagattctttttttaaaatacttttaagaaacCTCACACCATTTTTCTCATGAAtgctgtatttcattttcttgtactGACTGACTAAGTCACAGTTAGAAATTACATTAGACACTAATGTTGATGTTTGggcaattttgtgttttttatcaTTTGAACCAGAGTTGTGAGGTATATAGGCAGCTTGAAAATCATCTGAAAACAAAGGCAACTCTTCCttactacaattaaaatattttaaattctcatctTTAATATCTGTCAATTCTCTTAACTTATCAGAACACTGCATTGGGTCCATTTCTTTTATATGTAGATTGCTCTTTTGTAAGGGCCTAGCTGACTGTGTATTATATGGCAGAACCATACGTGTTGCCATAGGTACAAATGAAGTAGTTCTACTTTCTTGTCTTGATTCAGAATTGTTCCCTTGGTCTGAAAACGTAGCTATTTCCCGTGTTGGAGAATCTGGAGTGGTCCAGACTCTGCTGAATTTAAATGCTGGGCTCTCAGTAACAAATGGTCTCTCCCTTTTGAATGTTCCAGAAGAGGAGTCAGTTCTCATTAGGTTACTTTCAGAGACCTCTTTGCTTTTTCCATCTTGTACAACTATAGGTGGACTACTCATGAAGGCTACTGAATTATTAGCACTACTTGTGACTCTTTCCACAGGTGGATTTTGCTCTTTACCATTAAAATATTCACAAGAAGGTAGAACATTAGGTTTACTTAAAATATCTGAGAGATGTGTCACAGTCTGAGTATTTGGATCATTTACATTTATGAGCCAATTATTTATATGCTGAGTTTTAGAGAATGACAGTTTATCTTCATCAAAGCAGCTTAGATTAGTTGATTGCAGATTTACTGATTTGAGAGAAATAGAATTCTTCTGGTTTGATGTGGAAGGCTCCTTGTtaagtgttaaatatatttcttcacgTTCCCCAGCCTCAAGACTGTCTATACTTGAGAGAGTTTCAGAATTTGTTATTTGATTAACTTCATcacaaaatttctgaaagaaaaaaaaagaacattgttaTATAGCTTGGAACTTTTTAAACACCAAAATTAATGATTCAACACACTACTGAGCCCTATTGTCCTTGGCATAGAAAATAGAGTAATACGGCTATAAATAGCATAAATATTTAACTAATCTTTATCCTTGGAGTCGTCCTTACAGTGAAAAAGAGGGAGCCAACAAAGACTTATACTAAAGTGTGTTTGCTTTAATTTCTACACCTAAAGCAACTACCTAATTATTCTAGCCACGGGGAtagcttagaaaaaaattttgctATTGATATTCCATTTGGCCTATTGAGTTTCCCGAAGGTTTTATAACAGTatatgaaattctgaaaaatagtTATTTACAAAGGGTATTTTTCCCCTGAAAGTTTCACTGGACTTGAATGAGGCTCCTGAAAGCTCTGTGCCCCTAATGTGAGTATCCTGTTGGTAGGGCTTCATCTTCAGATAGCAGGTGATCTTGTGGCCTACACGGTAGGGTTCACAGGAAGAGTTTTGTAGAAATAACTATACCTGGGTCCTGATGATTTAATATTTGGATGGGGTCCACgtattgacttttattttaaagttcccCAGGAAATTCTAATGTGGATGTAGAATTGACAATTATTGATTTTAATGAGTCCTCTTTTTAGAtttagaacagaaataatttcTATGAATTTCATAGACATTCTCATCACTATTTCAATGAAATTTCATGGAACTTATaagtctttaataaaatttcatgatCATTTCAAAGTGtggtatatgtttaaaaatatttctaatttctcaCATATACCTAGAATGCATTGATGTGTagcacatataaataaatatattcaagaggattttatttatttatttatttatttatttaaaatattttatttatttattcatgatagacatagagagagagagagagagagagagagaggcagagacacaggcagagggagaagcaggctccatgccaggagcccaacgtgggattcgattctgggactccaggatcgtgccccggggctaaaggcaggcaccaaaccgctgagccatccagggattcccgcAAGAGGATTTTAGATTGTAAGTCTTGTCAAAAGTGAAATGGactcaaaaagaaggaaattactgTCCCTTAAGATTTTtcacaaattttagaaaatttaaatattctgatactaaacaaaaatgtatgatttttctagctcattaaataaatgaagaaatctagGAAATcaattacagaataaaaatattttagtttgtatAGTTAATGCCTATTGATATATTACCacaaaataagttttgaaaatgaTTCACAAGAGTTTGATATTCCTAGCATTTACCTCCTACTTATCACATCAGTactcttgtgtcttttttttttttttaaagtgatggtTACTCAGTCTAATCAGGAGAACAAAACAGAGCACACTGCCCATGCCTGTTTCTACAGCTGAGCTGCTATaatagaaaatcataaggaagccCTCAAAGGCTTCCTTTGAGATTACATCTAATGAAATGTAGAAATCTGGGTTTGAGGGTCTTTCTAGATGTATGTGTGATATCCATGGCTCTAAGATTTCTGTTGTCACAGGTCTGTGATGGCCTCATACCCCTAAGCACCTGAAAAGTAGTTTAGCAACTTCTGATTTCACTAAACTATATTTTTTCCCTCAGATTTCTTCTCCTCAGTAAGAAATGAAACATTATATTCAGCTTCAACTTTTGCTTATAAGTTATGGCTATACAAACTGTACTAGTTTATACTTTTagcatttcagttttaaaatcaatGTGATTGAGGTAAACTTATCTATCAAATGAACCCATTTTAAATGCATAatggattttgacaaattttTCAGCCTTATCCACCATATCAAACAATCCAGAGAAACTTTCCATCTGCTGGAAGTCCACATCTACCCACCACTACCACTAATCTGCTATCACTACAGATCTGAGTTTTCATCTGCTAATATTTTCCttctagaaaaatggaaaacttctaGGTGCATTTCTTAGAGTATAGATGATGATGGTGTTCAGCTCGTGTTTGTTTGAAGATGACTATTTTGCCTTTATACCAGAACGATATTGCTAgctggatacagaattctaggttgtaagttttctttaaaaaagaatttaaaatgcttCACTGTCTTCTGGCCTGAAGTTCATGTGGTCTGTCTTATCTTTGTTCACCCACATTGATCTCTTTTCCCCCCTagattattttctcaaagtaatttttaaaatttgggtgTATTTGGCACACAATGTcacgttagtttcaggtgtacgacacAGTATGCTGTGCCCAGCACAAGTGTGGCTTCATCTGTCCCCATACACATCTGGCACATATGCATCCTTGGCAGGGTGggtgcacacatacatgtgtgcatattTATTCTTCTTGGAGCTTGTTGGATCTATGCACTTTTAGTTTCACCAACTTTGAAACATTTTCaggcattatttctttaaataccctgggattttaattaaatgtatgtTAGACTGCTTGATATTGTCTCACAGGTTACTagcattctgttcatttttttccagtcttttttctcaCAATGTTTCACTCTGGATGATTTCTACTGCCATGTCTCAAGTCCagtagtttgtttgtttcttttctttccttatcttccttccttccttccttccttccttccttccttccttccttccttccttccttccttccttccttcccctctctttctttctctcctctttctttcttcctttcttttcttttctttttttctcttcttttctttctttctttctttctttctttctttctttctttctttctttctttctttcttcttttcttcctttcttctttctttcttcttcttctttctttctttctttctttctttcttctttctttctttctttctttctttctttctttctttctttcttcttcttcttcttcttccttccttccttccttccttccttccttccttccttccttccttccttccttccttccttcctttcttctttcttctttctttctttctttctttctttctttctttctttctttcataatgcCTGGACCATTAAGTCCATccagtgaaattttcattttgcatattttccagATCTAGGTCTacttggttcttttaaaaatacctttttcaatagattcattttttactttaattccttgaaaatatttctaaaaatagttgTAAATTCCTGGCCTGTTAATCCTTTCATCTCTGCCCTTGTGTGTATGATTATATTGACTAATTTTTCTCCTGGTTATGGGTCCTATTTTCCTGCTTTTCAACATGTCTAGTAACTTTTGGTTGACTATTGGACATTATAAACATTATGTTATCTGTCTAGATTTTAGTCTATAAGAGAGTGTTAAGGTTTTTTTGACAAGCAGTTGGTTATCTGTGTATTTTGAGGCTTGTCCAAAGAATATGTTCAGGTGAAAACCTATGTGATTATAGGGcttatctcatttgttttccttttttaaagatcataCCTGATATTTGCCTATTGTCTAATGTCCAAAAACAgttgtttattatattttattcagaattatGGTTGTTTATTGCAGGTAGGTATTTCATCACAGCCAGAAGAAGcctcctgctttcctttttttaaagccttGTCATTATTACTTAGTTATTGGATAAATCAGGCCAAGATTATCAATTTAATCTTGATACCAGCCTactaaaaatatcataaatgtgTATAATTACTTGTGAAAAACAAAGTGCATGAATATATCAGGAAAATCAGCTGAAATCCATACTCATTTGTGTGGGGGGAACCAAGTGAATGCATGACCAGAGATAGAACAGAAATGCCATTTCTAGCTAATTGTGACATATTTTCATTAAGAAACTAATGTccatatgtattataattttcagGATGCTCTTTGTAATCCAGTCTCTAACAATGATACTTTTATTACATTGTACTTTTACATAGCTTTCATATTTGAtcagaaaataacatttgtagAGCATATTTTTCCAAATACGAGAGAcggaaaaagaatagagaaagcaaagtgaaaaatgagcaaaaggcagaaaaatctaAACACTTATTTCTGTAATATCTGTGATGAATTTTGTTAACTCATTCACATCCTATCCTTGGTTAATGGCATACTTTTCTTTGGTGTAGAACACTGCAGAGATGGGACAGAATTATTACTAGatactaaaatattaacatatttatagtTTCATACTTGCAAACTGCTTAGATGCTGATCTTCTAGGAGTTTCTGAGTTTCTTCCAGTTTAAGCTGGAACGCATCTTTGTTAGTAGCCAAGTTTGCCCTgttgttttccttcatttctttatcaCAATTGATTTTGGATAAGAGATGTTTCTGATGCTTGTGACCATTTTTTGACAATGATGAAGGCAAGGCATTATCTATAGCTCTGTGaatcatacataaaaaatatttagtacatttaaataaagttaacctctatataaatgatacatttatggtgtgtgtgtgtgtgtgtgtgtgtgtgtgtgtgttgagataAACACATTTAAGGATACTGGAATGGGAATTTAAGGCAGTCAATAGTAGAATCCAAATGGTTGTGGTATTTTAGTGCCAGTAAAGCACTCCACCTTCATGTAGGAATACCCAATTTTTCATGGCTTTGATTATAAAATCCCATTTCTCTGTTGTTTGGGACGGATATAGAAGGAGTTCCTGTAGACATGTAGAATCAGTCCTTAGTTCTATAAGAGCATTTCTATCTGTATAAAATGTGCTGCATTCCCCTTTGTTCTGAGTTGATGTTATAGCTAGTAGGTATTCCTATAGCCCAATTACAGTTGGTTGGAGATTCAAGcagatagaaaatatgaaaattgcCTGTTGGGGCAGGCAGGAATTTCCATCCTACTTTACTAGATTTAGAAGCCTGGATCTTACTCACTGGAGGAGAATATACACACTTGTTTTCAGTGTATCACAAATACAAGCATGTTTTTCATGCCACAGAAGGGGTATCtgtagtgcagagtctgcttttaGTATGTAAAGTGCCACCCACAGATATCAGCGGGTGACATCATTTTCTATTAGAATTCTGCATCTTCTGGAAACTTAGCAAGTTTTATTTTAGCAGATGtacaaagtgaaaaacaaagaacaaaggagCACTGTTTTGGGGGAGGGCAAGGAAGTATATCAAACAGCTGACTGTGGCTGCACTACAGCCAGTTGTGTGAATCCCAAGGGCATTTAGTCCCAATTCATTTCAATGATTCCTAATTTAATGCGGATAAAAATGTTTGGAGGATACATGGCCACATATAACATATACCTATCTccaatacacatatatatctttatctaGACAAACTGGCTTACTCAAGGTCAATGATTACTAGATTCCAGCCTATCCTTTTGTGACCACAGGGAGGACATGGACAGCCAGAAGGTATTTAACACAAGTTCCTGAGTGCTGAGAGTGTTTTTCTCCCGTCCTTTTAGGCTTTCCTACTCTCACACATTCCTTCCCCTTCAGTCACCCTTCCCAAACAAAATATTGCTAAACCTACAAAATATCTAATAAACTCAATGTATTTACCTTTAAAGTTGACGTCTCTcaactttttcttctctatttctttcttctctagtccacttgcttctcttctcttctctactTTCTTCCCCCAGTGAGGAGGATTGAGGGTATGAGCAGGAGTAAAGGGAACTGGGCGAGTAGGAAGACAGGGGGAGGAACGCACCAGGGGAAAGGAGGACAAAGCAGGACAGACTCCACAGGGGGCGGAACGCAGAGGACAGGAAAGGAGAGGGCTGAGGGAAGGAGGCCCGGGTGGAGAGTTAGGGGAGGAgggtacagatgaggaaagagcaGGTGAAGAGGAAGAGAACTGCACAGGAGATGAAGGAGATGTGGCAGGAGAGGCTGAGGAAGATGAAGAGCATGGGGA
This window of the Canis lupus dingo isolate Sandy chromosome 5, ASM325472v2, whole genome shotgun sequence genome carries:
- the CEP126 gene encoding centrosomal protein of 126 kDa isoform X2; this translates as MLWNVELPTSCGAGAALLLRQRGHVLCTAWLMVLRRGKSPTSDTSLRPSRIGDTKIHLEKNLEEERQILLQQQKICRNRARKYFVESNRRKKAFEEKRKEQEEREQQIREQILQQRKEKFEEVTEKFQRAHIPLSQRRRAVFQKPVPPLEEALKQIQESYLQPEVNFPPSHRPTINWRAIDNALPSSLSKNGHKHQKHLLSKINCDKEMKENNRANLATNKDAFQLKLEETQKLLEDQHLSSLQKFCDEVNQITNSETLSSIDSLEAGEREEIYLTLNKEPSTSNQKNSISLKSVNLQSTNLSCFDEDKLSFSKTQHINNWLINVNDPNTQTVTHLSDILSKPNVLPSCEYFNGKEQNPPVERVTSSANNSVAFMSSPPIVVQDGKSKEVSESNLMRTDSSSGTFKRERPFVTESPAFKFSRVWTTPDSPTREIATFSDQGNNSESRQESRTTSFVPMATRMVLPYNTQSARPLQKSNLHIKEMDPMQCSDKLRELTDIKDENLKYFNCSKEELPLFSDDFQAAYIPHNSGSNDKKHKIAQTSTLVSNVISNCDLVSQYKKMKYSIHEKNGVRFLKSILKKESKYEHNCLKALVINQSLKLGNHKAAAIRDSIELTKEKGTEIPKTIKKLRWFDETGDTEKNAADSTLLKNRIELSQQWSQPFHSPTKSGAASHIIRIPACAVNCADGKKPKEDYSASESVAALGEPGTDHVPRNCVMPSGYNMAKQAWPPSTQEESQPPLHGGSSKALKANPQRGGAKVLRRARSAQVQSAFVCADRRDTGLRPQSASRTSTHLQAQGRLIVPHPPPKSPSDSRSSKNTQVSPSRPVTLEDSQNMMTHNYFHSKHVLPTEHRFHQWNADSSFPPAGVCSDSVPVMPSPPYCSSESRTVAQMDGPNGTPVLAPHDGMLLGTHRCPVYQEGYPTGTLRTAPEESVPLWKRWNNILGQNKKAADSTVVRRKRIAENKQRSLLEQKRQNSGSVGKKYNEQMNNFGQSVQPSSSEPKQTIRGTSHGKEVSDSTSQFLMAENLVRASVPEDEILTVMNSKQLQKPNLALNKTQSFNICARSAKEQKILQSLSRLSERLY
- the CEP126 gene encoding centrosomal protein of 126 kDa isoform X9, with product MLAWRPGARSSAVERGRGPETSDAGDGALLIPRLGRGRRRPAADLDTKIHLEKNLEEERQILLQQQKICRNRARKYFVESNRRKNFSKTSSSLGRSPQANSGILLTTRSKLSPFPQTNNKLEKFCDEVNQITNSETLSSIDSLEAGEREEIYLTLNKEPSTSNQKNSISLKSVNLQSTNLSCFDEDKLSFSKTQHINNWLINVNDPNTQTVTHLSDILSKPNVLPSCEYFNGKEQNPPVERVTSSANNSVAFMSSPPIVVQDGKSKEVSESNLMRTDSSSGTFKRERPFVTESPAFKFSRVWTTPDSPTREIATFSDQGNNSESRQESRTTSFVPMATRMVLPYNTQSARPLQKSNLHIKEMDPMQCSDKLRELTDIKDENLKYFNCSKEELPLFSDDFQAAYIPHNSGSNDKKHKIAQTSTLVSNVISNCDLVSQYKKMKYSIHEKNGVRFLKSILKKESKYEHNCLKALVINQSLKLGNHKAAAIRDSIELTKEKGTEIPKTIKKLRWFDETGDTEKNAADSTLLKNRIELSQQWSQPFHSPTKSGAASHIIRIPACAVNCADGKKPKEDYSASESVAALGEPGTDHVPRNCVMPSGYNMAKQAWPPSTQEESQPPLHGGSSKALKANPQRGGAKVLRRARSAQVQSAFVCADRRDTGLRPQSASRTSTHLQAQGRLIVPHPPPKSPSDSRSSKNTQVSPSRPVTLEDSQNMMTHNYFHSKHVLPTEHRFHQWNADSSFPPAGVCSDSVPVMPSPPYCSSESRTVAQMDGPNGTPVLAPHDGMLLGTHRCPVYQEGYPTGTLRTAPEESVPLWKRWNNILGQNKKAADSTVVRRKRIAENKQRSLLEQKRQNSGSVGKKYNEQMNNFGQSVQPSSSEPKQTIRGTSHGKEVSDSTSQFLMAENLVRASVPEDEILTVMNSKQLQKPNLALNKTQSFNICARSAKEQKILQSLSRLSERLYYVQEAICKNPSIKNTL
- the CEP126 gene encoding centrosomal protein of 126 kDa isoform X10 — encoded protein: MLWNVELPTSCGAGAALLLRQRGHVLCTAWLMVLRRGKSPTSDTSLRPSRIGDTKIHLEKNLEEERQILLQQQKICRNRARKYFVESNRRKKAFEEKRKEQEEREQQIREQILQQRKEKFEEVTEKFQRAHIPLSQRRRAVFQKPVPPLEEALKQIQESYLQPEVNFPPSHRPTINWRAIDNALPSSLSKNGHKHQKHLLSKINCDKEMKENNRANLATNKDAFQLKLEETQKLLEDQHLSSLQKFCDEVNQITNSETLSSIDSLEAGEREEIYLTLNKEPSTSNQKNSISLKSVNLQSTNLSCFDEDKLSFSKTQHINNWLINVNDPNTQTVTHLSDILSKPNVLPSCEYFNGKEQNPPVERVTSSANNSVAFMSSPPIVVQDGKSKEVSESNLMRTDSSSGTFKRERPFVTESPAFKFSRVWTTPDSPTREIATFSDQGNNSESRQESRTTSFVPMATRMVLPYNTQSARPLQKSNLHIKEMDPMQCSDKLRELTDIKDENLKYFNCSKEELPLFSDDFQAAYIPHNSGSNDKKHKIAQTSTLVSNVISNCDLVSQYKKMKYSIHEKNGVRFLKSILKKESKYEHNCLKALVINQSLKLGNHKAAAIRDSIELTKEKGTEIPKTIKKLRWFDETGDTEKNAADSTLLKNRIELSQQWSQPFHSPTKSGAASHIIRIPACAVNCADGKKPKEDYSASESVAALGEPGTDHVPRNCVMPSGYNMAKQAWPPSTQEESQPPLHGGSSKALKANPQRGGAKVLRRARSAQVQSAFVCADRRDTGLRPQSASRTSTHLQAQGRLIVPHPPPKSPSDSRSSKNTQVSPSRPVTLEDSQNMMTHNYFHSKHVLPTEHRFHQWNADSSFPPAGVCSDSVPVMPSPPYCSSESRTVAQMDGPNGTPVLAPHDGMLLGTHRCPVYQEGYPTGTLRTAPEESVPLWKRWNNILGQNKKAADVQEAICKNPSIKNTL
- the CEP126 gene encoding centrosomal protein of 126 kDa isoform X6 translates to MLWNVELPTSCGAGAALLLRQRGHVLCTAWLMVLRRGKSPTSDTSLRPSRIGDTKIHLEKNLEEERQILLQQQKICRNRARKYFVESNRRKKAFEEKRKEQEEREQQIREQILQQRKEKFEEVTEKFQRAHIPLSQRRRAVFQKPVPPLEEALKQIQESYLQPEVNFPPSHRPTINWRAIDNALPSSLSKNGHKHQKHLLSKINCDKEMKENNRANLATNKDAFQLKLEETQKLLEDQHLSSLQKFCDEVNQITNSETLSSIDSLEAGEREEIYLTLNKEPSTSNQKNSISLKSVNLQSTNLSCFDEDKLSFSKTQHINNWLINVNDPNTQTVTHLSDILSKPNVLPSCEYFNGKEQNPPVERVTSSANNSVAFMSSPPIVVQDGKSKEVSESNLMRTDSSSGTFKRERPFVTESPAFKFSRVWTTPDSPTREIATFSDQGNNSESRQESRTTSFVPMATRMVLPYNTQSARPLQKSNLHIKEMDPMQCSDKLRELTDIKDENLKYFNCSKEELPLFSDDFQAAYIPHNSGSNDKKHKIAQTSTLVSNVISNCDLVSQYKKMKYSIHEKNGVRFLKSILKKESKYEHNCLKALVINQSLKLGNHKAAAIRDSIELTKEKGTEIPKTIKKLRWFDETGDTEKNAADSTLLKNRIELSQQWSQPFHSPTKSGAASHIIRIPACAVNCADGKKPKEDYSASESVAALGEPGTDHVPRNCVMPSGYNMAKQAWPPSTQEESQPPLHGGSSKALKANPQRGGAKVLRRARSAQVQSAFVCADRRDTGLRPQSASRTSTHLQAQGRLIVPHPPPKSPSDSRSSKNTQVSPSRPVTLEDSQNMMTHNYFHSKHVLPTEHRFHQWNADSSFPPAGVCSDSVPVMPSPPYCSSESRTVAQMDGPNGTPVLAPHDGMLLGTHRCPVYQEGYPTGTLRTAPEESVPLWKRWNNILGQNKKAADSTVVRRKRIAENKQRSLLEQKRQNSGSVGKKYNEQMNMYKKPFAKIHPSKIPYK
- the CEP126 gene encoding centrosomal protein of 126 kDa isoform X8 translates to MLWNVELPTSCGAGAALLLRQRGHVLCTAWLMVLRRGKSPTSDTSLRPSRIGDTKIHLEKNLEEERQILLQQQKICRNRARKYFVESNRRKKAFEEKRKEQEEREQQIREQILQQRKEKFEEVTEKFQRAHIPLSQRRRAVFQKPVPPLEEALKQIQESYLQPEVNFPPSHRPTINWRAIDNALPSSLSKNGHKHQKHLLSKINCDKEMKENNRANLATNKDAFQLKLEETQKLLEDQHLSSLQKFCDEVNQITNSETLSSIDSLEAGEREEIYLTLNKEPSTSNQKNSISLKSVNLQSTNLSCFDEDKLSFSKTQHINNWLINVNDPNTQTVTHLSDILSKPNVLPSCEYFNGKEQNPPVERVTSSANNSVAFMSSPPIVVQDGKSKEVSESNLMRTDSSSGTFKRERPFVTESPAFKFSRVWTTPDSPTREIATFSDQGNNSESRQESRTTSFVPMATRMVLPYNTQSARPLQKSNLHIKEMDPMQCSDKLRELTDIKDENLKYFNCSKEELPLFSDDFQAAYIPHNSGSNDKKHKIAQTSTLVSNVISNCDLVSQYKKMKYSIHEKNGVRFLKSILKKESKYEHNCLKALVINQSLKLGNHKAAAIRDSIELTKEKGTEIPKTIKKLRWFDETGDTEKNAADSTLLKNRIELSQQWSQPFHSPTKSGAASHIIRIPACAVNCADGKKPKEDYSASESVAALGEPGTDHVPRNCVMPSGYNMAKQAWPPSTQEESQPPLHGGSSKALKANPQRGGAKVLRRARSAQVQSAFVCADRRDTGLRPQSASRTSTHLQAQGRLIVPHPPPKSPSDSRSSKNTQVSPSRPVTLEDSQNMMTHNYFHSKHVLPTEHRFHQWNADSSFPPAGVCSDSVPVMPSPPYCSSESRTVAQMDGPNGTPVLAPHDGMLLGTHRCPVYQEGYPTGTLRTAPEESVPLWKRWNNILGQNKKAAEQPAKGPPIARCWIQNAEKILTKFNSGYYMES
- the CEP126 gene encoding centrosomal protein of 126 kDa isoform X11, which encodes MLWNVELPTSCGAGAALLLRQRGHVLCTAWLMVLRRGKSPTSDTSLRPSRIGDTKIHLEKNLEEERQILLQQQKICRNRARKYFVESNRRKKAFEEKRKEQEEREQQIREQILQQRKEKFEEVTEKFQRAHIPLSQRRRAVFQKPVPPLEEALKQIQESYLQPEVNFPPSHRPTINWRAIDNALPSSLSKNGHKHQKHLLSKINCDKEMKENNRANLATNKDAFQLKLEETQKLLEDQHLSSLQKFCDEVNQITNSETLSSIDSLEAGEREEIYLTLNKEPSTSNQKNSISLKSVNLQSTNLSCFDEDKLSFSKTQHINNWLINVNDPNTQTVTHLSDILSKPNVLPSCEYFNGKEQNPPVERVTSSANNSVAFMSSPPIVVQDGKSKEVSESNLMRTDSSSGTFKRERPFVTESPAFKFSRVWTTPDSPTREIATFSDQGNNSESRQESRTTSFVPMATRMVLPYNTQSARPLQKSNLHIKEMDPMQCSDKLRELTDIKDENLKYFNCSKEELPLFSDDFQAAYIPHNSGSNDKKHKIAQTSTLVSNVISNCDLVSQYKKMKYSIHEKNGVRFLKSILKKESKYEHNCLKALVINQSLKLGNHKAAAIRDSIELTKEKGTEIPKTIKKLRWFDETGDTEKNAADSTLLKNRIELSQQWSQPFHSPTKSGAASHIIRIPACAVNCADGKKPKEDYSASESVAALGEPGTDHVPRNCVMPSGYNMAKQAWPPSTQEESQPPLHGGSSKALKANPQRGGAKVLRRARSAQVQSAFVCADRRDTGLRPQSASRTSTHLQAQGRLIVPHPPPKSPSDSRSSKNTQVSPSRPVTLEDSQNMMTHNYFHSKHVLPTEHRFHQWNADSSFPPAGVCSDSVPVMPSPPYCSSESRTVAQMDGPNGTPVLAPHDGMLLGTHRCPVYQEGYPTGTLRTAPEESVPLWKRWNNILGQNKKAAEFWTKCPAKFK